The Stratiformator vulcanicus genome has a segment encoding these proteins:
- a CDS encoding GDSL-type esterase/lipase family protein → MLRLLSVVFSFTCLIPISNADEPRQSRWENAIVAFEKADRESTPAAGPVVFTGSSSIRRWPLDQFFPTTRTLNRGFGGSQMSDLIAFADRIVTPFQPSAIVVYSGDNDIAAGRSPERVRNDFLTFVGKVQSDGQPTIVLIGVKPSERRWNLRKKLIETNRLLSEACENEESLTFIDVYGLMLGEDGRPDPELYAADKLHLSDKGYQKWQALVATALDRFGIETAGETTP, encoded by the coding sequence ATGCTTCGCCTACTTTCTGTCGTTTTCTCTTTCACTTGCCTCATCCCGATAAGCAACGCCGACGAACCGCGACAGTCGCGCTGGGAAAACGCGATCGTTGCATTCGAAAAGGCCGACCGCGAAAGTACACCCGCAGCTGGCCCTGTCGTTTTTACGGGCAGTTCGAGCATTCGGCGATGGCCACTCGATCAATTTTTTCCGACCACTCGCACTCTCAATCGCGGGTTCGGTGGCTCGCAGATGTCGGACCTCATCGCATTCGCCGACCGGATCGTCACGCCCTTTCAGCCAAGCGCGATCGTCGTGTACTCCGGTGACAACGACATCGCGGCGGGCAGATCGCCCGAGCGCGTGCGGAATGACTTTCTGACGTTTGTCGGCAAAGTGCAATCCGATGGGCAGCCGACGATCGTGCTGATTGGAGTGAAGCCCAGCGAGCGTCGTTGGAATTTGCGCAAGAAACTGATCGAAACGAATCGCCTCCTGAGCGAAGCCTGCGAAAACGAGGAATCGCTCACGTTTATCGACGTCTATGGGCTGATGCTCGGCGAAGACGGACGCCCTGATCCGGAACTCTACGCCGCAGACAAATTGCACCTGAGCGACAAGGGCTACCAAAAGTGGCAGGCTCTCGTCGCCACGGCCCTAGACCGGTTCGGTATCGAGACGGCAGGTGAGACGACGCCGTGA
- a CDS encoding YihY/virulence factor BrkB family protein — protein sequence MPEDASPTPVTGKLTPVPNYRLISTAAMWRFGGLRPWQLVYQVVVGFQRHALFDRSAQFAYYATLSLAPMLIVAVTLGVQLGSNDMIKTILAAAENMLPPEAFTLVRQEIDLLRSAEGPLSVISIFGIVFLAISGRQIFLAVGQGLDDAYDAPRRKFLMRNLVAVGVTYLLLFVAMTAVGVLTFGPRIAARFFPGDEGSFLNETVRWLVSALFLALGTSFVYAATPSAKLRWMPLSPGAVFFALSWLSLTKIFRVYVATFGTYSKTYGALAGVVLLLIFLYMTGALLLAGGQINSVIHRAAWKNRRPGRNDVERFKKLVARPQEKPTDEINSEDVPSESNNSGADATIGQTEPSPKQ from the coding sequence ATGCCCGAAGACGCCTCGCCGACACCTGTCACCGGGAAGTTGACTCCGGTCCCGAACTACCGGTTGATCTCGACCGCCGCGATGTGGCGGTTCGGAGGGCTCCGCCCTTGGCAGTTGGTTTATCAGGTCGTGGTCGGTTTTCAGCGTCACGCCCTGTTCGACCGCAGTGCACAGTTCGCCTATTACGCCACTTTGAGCCTGGCTCCCATGCTGATCGTCGCTGTGACGCTCGGCGTGCAACTGGGGTCAAATGACATGATCAAGACAATCCTCGCGGCTGCGGAGAACATGCTTCCGCCCGAAGCGTTCACGCTTGTCCGTCAGGAAATTGACCTGTTACGAAGTGCCGAGGGACCGCTTTCTGTTATTTCGATCTTCGGCATCGTCTTCCTGGCGATCAGCGGACGACAGATTTTTCTCGCGGTCGGGCAGGGGCTCGATGACGCTTACGATGCGCCACGCCGCAAGTTTCTGATGCGGAATCTCGTGGCCGTCGGAGTCACCTATTTGTTGCTGTTCGTGGCGATGACGGCTGTCGGTGTGCTGACATTCGGACCGCGGATCGCGGCCCGCTTTTTTCCCGGAGACGAAGGCTCTTTTTTGAACGAAACGGTTCGCTGGCTGGTCTCAGCGCTTTTTCTCGCATTGGGAACGTCATTCGTCTATGCGGCGACGCCGAGTGCGAAATTGCGTTGGATGCCCCTCAGCCCCGGCGCCGTCTTCTTCGCCTTGTCCTGGCTCTCGCTGACGAAAATCTTCCGGGTCTATGTTGCGACCTTCGGTACGTATAGTAAGACGTATGGCGCACTCGCCGGCGTGGTGCTGCTTCTGATCTTCCTCTACATGACCGGGGCATTGCTGCTGGCAGGAGGTCAAATCAATAGTGTGATTCACCGCGCTGCCTGGAAGAATCGCCGACCGGGACGGAATGACGTGGAGCGATTTAAAAAGCTCGTAGCGCGACCTCAAGAGAAGCCGACCGACGAAATCAATTCGGAAGATGTGCCGTCTGAGTCAAATAATTCCGGTGCGGACGCGACCATCGGACAAACGGAACCAAGCCCTAAGCAGTGA
- a CDS encoding RNA polymerase sigma factor, with translation MDETRIILLVERAQAGDRNAFGELVAHFEPTVFAIVMRRLRNRSEAVEVAQDVFIQAMRKIDQLREPVRFAGWLRQIAVRMSINRAVRRPHEAVSDPEVFGGVTGHEEAPLERAIESERAANLRDGIAKLKELDRQTLIAFYFEGQSLQEMSDAFESPVGTIKRRLHTARNRLKAELGELLPA, from the coding sequence ATGGACGAAACTCGGATCATCTTGCTCGTTGAACGGGCCCAGGCGGGCGACCGGAACGCATTCGGTGAGCTGGTCGCTCATTTCGAGCCGACCGTGTTCGCAATCGTGATGCGACGGCTGCGGAACCGGAGTGAAGCGGTCGAGGTCGCTCAGGACGTCTTCATTCAGGCGATGCGGAAGATCGATCAGCTTCGGGAGCCGGTTCGGTTCGCGGGTTGGTTGCGGCAAATCGCCGTCCGGATGTCGATCAATCGGGCGGTCCGGCGGCCGCACGAAGCGGTCTCCGATCCGGAAGTCTTCGGCGGAGTGACCGGTCACGAAGAGGCTCCGCTTGAGCGGGCCATCGAAAGTGAACGGGCCGCAAACCTTCGGGATGGAATCGCCAAGCTGAAAGAACTCGACCGGCAGACCTTGATCGCCTTCTACTTCGAAGGCCAGTCGCTGCAGGAGATGTCGGACGCGTTCGAAAGCCCGGTCGGTACCATTAAGCGGCGGCTCCACACCGCCCGGAACCGGCTTAAGGCCGAGTTGGGAGAACTGCTCCCGGCTTAA
- a CDS encoding DUF1559 family PulG-like putative transporter — translation MRARSRLNPSRRRGFTWVELLITLIAVAVMIAVLCPALLDGRRRGRPRMVSLNNIKNISLATANYASVWDGMFPPLVDGTYGAPRNLLTTLDQPGLDRAISAALSKEDKNIAVFVKVFASPHDDFNFNQDRGFSYRFNAGWGDFRASRTDGKTIEIGTHDLDLDWDGDGEVTDEDRSAMQATGVFWRHSDHIDSLTIDAVGLGDGISQTLLLVENYHRSDWLSNQTLDLGFVVGREDLTIDFDRGMLAVNEFKDGPYRPNGIRPSSATHTPGPSSSHSGTVNVAFVDGRASNVSEDIDPLVYLKLMTSRGSLFGQTPLDANQF, via the coding sequence ATGCGTGCTCGTTCGCGTCTTAATCCAAGTCGACGCCGCGGATTTACCTGGGTCGAACTGCTGATCACGCTGATTGCGGTCGCGGTAATGATTGCAGTGCTTTGTCCCGCATTGCTCGACGGTCGGAGACGCGGACGACCACGAATGGTTTCGCTCAACAATATTAAAAATATCAGCTTGGCGACGGCAAACTATGCGTCGGTGTGGGACGGGATGTTCCCGCCCCTCGTCGACGGTACGTACGGTGCTCCGAGAAATCTCTTAACTACATTGGACCAGCCGGGGCTTGATCGAGCGATCTCGGCCGCGCTCAGTAAAGAGGACAAGAATATCGCCGTCTTCGTCAAAGTCTTCGCCTCGCCGCATGACGACTTCAATTTCAACCAAGACCGCGGATTCAGTTACCGGTTCAATGCCGGTTGGGGAGATTTTCGAGCGTCACGGACTGACGGCAAAACGATCGAAATCGGAACTCATGATCTTGATCTCGACTGGGACGGCGATGGAGAGGTCACCGACGAAGACCGGTCGGCCATGCAGGCCACCGGTGTATTCTGGCGACACTCGGACCACATTGATTCGCTCACCATTGATGCAGTCGGACTTGGCGATGGCATTTCGCAGACTTTATTGTTGGTCGAGAATTACCACCGGTCCGATTGGCTCTCCAACCAGACCCTCGATCTCGGATTCGTCGTTGGGCGAGAGGACCTTACGATTGATTTCGACAGAGGTATGCTCGCCGTCAATGAATTCAAAGACGGCCCTTATCGTCCGAATGGAATTCGGCCAAGTAGCGCGACTCACACGCCCGGGCCCAGCAGCAGTCATAGTGGGACGGTCAACGTCGCATTCGTCGACGGCCGCGCCTCAAATGTCTCCGAAGATATCGACCCATTGGTCTATTTGAAATTAATGACGTCGCGCGGAAGCCTCTTCGGCCAAACGCCGCTTGATGCGAATCAATTTTAG
- a CDS encoding NCS2 family permease, whose protein sequence is MKRNPLFCRGDLDGFFGLFVDNLVQFLTIINLWPLACGIFPGSPEYAELQSLMLRYVFPGAAVSLLIGNVFYAWQAHRVSQREGRDDVTALPYGINTPSLLVYIFFVIGPAYQGAIAAEMPVDEAVKLSWMLGIIACLGSGLIEFFGSFVAGTIRSLTPRAALLSTLAGIAVGFISMTFALQIFQRPLVAMLPTAVILVTYFAGVKFPLSLPGGFLAVMLGTLCAWFLVPLIPEVVSGPAMSFEAVEKGASLAGLYLPTFVGTEIAEFLAQPSQWVKYLSVIVPMGLFNVVGSLQNVESAEAAGDRYNTGLSLGVNGFGTILAALFGSCFPTTIYIGHPGWKGLGARSGYSTLNGLVVTVICLTGTISLIAALIPLEAGVAIVLWIGVIITAQAYQSTPDEHAPAVAIGLFPAIAAFGFTVTSGAFIVCGFGSNGAAPTLQGLLGDAPVLSGQTAQVNGFLLHGMIALERGYIFTCMILAAISVFLIERKFMTAAIWSLLAAVLTGLGFMHAYQVVGNTVDYLFAGVGPANDATAFRAFDIAIGYLLFAILFAVMGWWAESSEKSAETATEDRPGPGTQ, encoded by the coding sequence ATGAAACGCAACCCTCTCTTCTGCCGTGGCGACCTAGACGGCTTTTTCGGTTTGTTCGTCGACAACTTGGTGCAGTTCCTGACGATCATTAATCTCTGGCCGTTGGCCTGCGGGATATTTCCGGGGTCGCCCGAGTATGCGGAGTTGCAGTCGTTGATGCTGCGATACGTGTTCCCGGGGGCGGCGGTGAGTCTATTGATCGGGAACGTCTTCTACGCGTGGCAGGCCCATCGCGTGTCGCAGCGCGAGGGGCGCGACGACGTCACCGCCCTGCCCTACGGGATCAACACGCCGTCACTGCTTGTTTACATCTTCTTTGTGATCGGTCCGGCCTATCAGGGAGCGATCGCTGCGGAGATGCCGGTCGACGAAGCGGTAAAGTTGTCTTGGATGCTCGGCATCATCGCCTGCCTGGGAAGCGGGTTGATCGAATTCTTCGGCTCGTTCGTCGCGGGAACGATTCGAAGTCTGACGCCGCGGGCCGCCCTGCTCTCGACTCTCGCGGGGATCGCCGTCGGATTCATTTCAATGACCTTTGCGCTGCAAATTTTCCAGCGGCCGCTCGTTGCCATGCTGCCGACGGCTGTGATCCTCGTGACCTACTTCGCCGGGGTCAAGTTCCCGCTGTCGCTGCCGGGTGGCTTCCTCGCCGTCATGCTCGGCACGCTTTGCGCGTGGTTTCTCGTACCGCTCATTCCCGAAGTCGTTTCGGGGCCGGCGATGAGTTTCGAAGCGGTTGAGAAAGGAGCGAGTTTGGCGGGGCTTTACCTGCCGACCTTCGTCGGGACGGAGATCGCGGAGTTCCTCGCACAGCCGTCGCAATGGGTGAAGTATCTGTCCGTGATCGTGCCGATGGGCTTGTTCAACGTCGTGGGCAGTCTGCAGAACGTAGAAAGTGCGGAGGCGGCGGGTGACCGCTACAACACGGGGCTTTCGCTCGGCGTGAACGGTTTCGGAACGATCCTCGCCGCCCTTTTTGGCAGTTGCTTCCCGACCACGATCTATATCGGCCACCCCGGCTGGAAGGGTCTCGGGGCACGCAGCGGTTACAGCACGCTCAACGGCCTCGTCGTCACGGTAATCTGCCTGACGGGAACGATCAGCCTGATCGCGGCGTTGATTCCGCTTGAAGCAGGGGTGGCGATCGTCTTGTGGATCGGCGTAATCATCACCGCCCAGGCTTATCAGTCGACGCCGGACGAACATGCCCCGGCGGTCGCAATCGGATTGTTCCCCGCGATCGCGGCGTTCGGGTTCACGGTCACCTCGGGCGCATTTATCGTCTGCGGATTCGGCTCGAACGGCGCCGCCCCGACGCTGCAGGGACTCCTCGGCGACGCTCCGGTCCTGTCGGGCCAAACCGCACAGGTCAACGGCTTCCTCTTACACGGCATGATCGCGCTGGAGCGGGGCTATATCTTTACCTGCATGATCCTGGCTGCAATCAGCGTGTTCTTAATCGAACGCAAATTTATGACGGCGGCAATTTGGTCACTGCTCGCCGCCGTGCTGACGGGCCTTGGCTTCATGCACGCGTATCAGGTCGTCGGCAACACGGTTGATTATCTGTTCGCTGGGGTGGGCCCCGCCAACGATGCGACGGCGTTTCGCGCTTTCGACATCGCGATCGGGTATCTGCTGTTTGCGATTTTGTTTGCCGTGATGGGTTGGTGGGCCGAGTCGAGTGAGAAATCGGCCGAGACCGCTACCGAAGATCGTCCCGGTCCCGGAACTCAATAA
- the tadA gene encoding tRNA adenosine(34) deaminase TadA → MNPLNPHEYWMQKALDQAVRAYDEDEVPVGAIVIAGNPAEGGQVVGEGYNQREQLNDPTAHAEMIAITQAAEALGSWRLEGCTLYVTLEPCPMCAGAIVQARVPTLVYGTTDLKAGACESLYTICSDDRLNHQTTILSGVLAADAKALLQQFFAEKRALGKK, encoded by the coding sequence ATGAACCCCCTCAACCCGCACGAGTATTGGATGCAGAAGGCGCTCGATCAGGCGGTGCGGGCGTACGACGAAGACGAAGTGCCGGTCGGGGCAATTGTGATCGCGGGAAACCCGGCGGAGGGGGGGCAGGTCGTCGGCGAAGGCTATAACCAGCGCGAGCAACTCAACGACCCCACCGCCCACGCGGAGATGATCGCGATCACGCAAGCCGCGGAGGCCCTCGGCTCGTGGCGGCTCGAAGGTTGCACGCTCTACGTCACGTTGGAACCATGCCCGATGTGTGCCGGGGCGATCGTGCAGGCCCGCGTCCCGACCCTTGTTTACGGGACCACCGACCTCAAAGCCGGGGCGTGCGAGTCGCTTTACACGATCTGCTCTGACGACCGCCTCAATCACCAGACGACAATCCTGAGCGGAGTGCTGGCCGCCGATGCGAAAGCACTCCTGCAGCAATTCTTCGCGGAGAAGCGAGCCTTGGGGAAGAAGTGA
- a CDS encoding ArsR/SmtB family transcription factor — MKFCPPKVKLAERPLMDCAVAGDLESLFAVLANDTRLRLLHEIARTDEVCVTDLAGALEMKPQAVSNQLQRLQDKGVVASRRDGNKMHYRIVDPCVTTLLDRGLCLLEETDRRRRV; from the coding sequence ATGAAATTTTGTCCCCCAAAAGTCAAACTTGCCGAGCGGCCGCTGATGGATTGCGCGGTTGCCGGTGACTTGGAATCGCTATTTGCGGTTTTGGCGAATGACACGCGGCTTCGGTTGCTTCATGAAATTGCGCGGACCGACGAAGTCTGCGTTACCGATTTGGCGGGGGCATTGGAGATGAAGCCGCAGGCAGTCTCCAATCAACTCCAACGCCTGCAGGACAAGGGGGTCGTTGCGTCACGGCGTGACGGCAACAAGATGCACTATCGGATTGTTGACCCGTGCGTGACGACGCTCTTGGATCGCGGGCTCTGTCTGCTCGAGGAAACCGACCGTCGCCGAAGAGTCTGA
- a CDS encoding class I SAM-dependent methyltransferase: protein MSTSPQRWNPDRYRTNAGFVADELGSPVLDLLDPQPGERILDLGCGDGALAERIVARGATVVGVDSSAEQIAAARAKGLDAHVRSATELGDDSEFDAVFTNATLHWIADHDAVLRGVAKALKPGGRFVGEFGGEGNVVGIVDALSAELRSRGIDSKKLNPWHFPSPDVFRGRLDSHRFEVVSLDHFPRPVELPTDIIGWLETFGESFAKALPVAEREGFLRAVADRSEPELRRDDGVWIADYVRLRFAAHKPCTQ, encoded by the coding sequence ATGAGCACTTCGCCGCAGCGGTGGAACCCGGACCGTTACCGCACCAACGCGGGGTTTGTCGCCGATGAACTTGGTTCGCCGGTCTTGGACCTGCTTGACCCGCAACCCGGCGAGCGGATTCTTGACCTCGGTTGCGGAGACGGGGCGTTGGCGGAGCGGATCGTGGCCCGTGGTGCGACGGTCGTCGGTGTCGATTCGAGTGCCGAGCAGATCGCCGCGGCGCGGGCGAAGGGCCTTGATGCGCATGTGAGAAGCGCGACGGAACTCGGCGATGACTCCGAATTTGATGCCGTCTTCACGAATGCGACGCTGCATTGGATCGCGGATCATGATGCGGTGCTGCGGGGCGTAGCGAAGGCGCTGAAGCCGGGCGGTCGATTCGTCGGGGAGTTCGGCGGGGAAGGAAACGTTGTCGGCATTGTCGATGCCCTGTCAGCCGAGTTGCGGTCGCGGGGGATCGATTCGAAGAAGTTGAACCCGTGGCACTTTCCGTCGCCGGATGTGTTCCGAGGTCGCCTTGACTCTCATCGATTCGAGGTCGTCTCGCTCGATCATTTCCCGCGACCGGTGGAGTTGCCGACCGATATCATCGGTTGGCTGGAAACATTCGGCGAAAGTTTCGCGAAGGCCCTTCCGGTAGCGGAACGCGAAGGGTTTCTTCGGGCGGTGGCGGATCGTTCCGAGCCTGAACTGCGGCGGGACGACGGGGTGTGGATCGCCGACTATGTGCGACTGAGATTTGCCGCTCACAAGCCGTGCACGCAGTAG
- a CDS encoding twin-arginine translocation signal domain-containing protein, whose translation MSTSRSRRSFLQSAAALTAGAAIGQPFFVHAGNKSGSKKPVIGEGELIFEADHHWGATPDSLAWGATHGICFDAEGLVYITHQSNAKTPCDAIAVFKPDGEFVRSFGKEFHGGGHGLDIRSEGGEQFLYLSDIKHDLIVKLTLKGEEVWRIEIPTESGVYEDNPKYTPTNVAFLPDGGFVVGDGYGSSYLHIYDGDANYVKTFAGPGNELGKCKTPHGLWWDDRPGREAALAVADRSNGRIEYFTAGGEAIDEVPCTPRPCDFDTHGEYAVVPDMWARLVFLNGKNETVCAIGGEQNWIDQVLADKLAMRRNPDRWPAGRFIHPHDAAFDADGNVYVVEWVATGRITKLRRV comes from the coding sequence ATGTCGACAAGCCGCTCGCGTCGCAGTTTTCTGCAGTCCGCCGCCGCCTTGACCGCGGGGGCCGCGATCGGCCAACCGTTCTTTGTCCATGCCGGCAATAAGTCGGGGTCGAAGAAACCGGTCATCGGTGAAGGCGAACTGATATTCGAAGCCGACCATCATTGGGGGGCGACTCCCGATTCGCTCGCGTGGGGGGCGACGCACGGCATCTGCTTTGATGCCGAGGGTCTGGTCTATATCACGCACCAATCGAATGCGAAAACGCCCTGCGATGCGATCGCGGTGTTCAAGCCGGACGGCGAGTTCGTGCGGTCATTCGGCAAAGAGTTTCACGGCGGCGGGCACGGCCTCGACATCCGAAGCGAAGGCGGCGAGCAGTTTCTCTACCTTTCAGACATCAAGCACGATCTGATTGTGAAGCTGACTCTTAAAGGGGAAGAAGTCTGGCGGATCGAGATTCCGACCGAGTCGGGTGTTTACGAGGACAATCCCAAATACACGCCGACCAATGTGGCCTTCTTGCCCGATGGCGGTTTTGTCGTGGGGGACGGCTACGGCTCGAGCTATCTGCACATTTATGATGGCGACGCCAACTATGTGAAGACATTCGCCGGCCCGGGTAACGAACTCGGTAAATGCAAGACGCCGCACGGCCTATGGTGGGATGATCGCCCCGGGCGGGAGGCGGCGCTGGCGGTGGCGGATCGCTCCAACGGTCGAATCGAGTACTTCACCGCCGGTGGCGAGGCGATTGATGAAGTGCCCTGCACACCGCGACCCTGCGATTTCGATACGCATGGCGAATATGCCGTCGTTCCTGATATGTGGGCGCGGCTGGTCTTCCTGAACGGGAAGAACGAAACCGTCTGCGCGATCGGCGGCGAACAGAACTGGATCGATCAAGTTCTCGCCGACAAGCTGGCGATGCGACGCAATCCCGATCGCTGGCCCGCTGGGCGATTCATTCATCCGCACGACGCGGCCTTCGACGCGGACGGCAACGTCTACGTTGTGGAATGGGTCGCAACCGGCCGGATCACGAAACTACGACGTGTCTGA
- a CDS encoding diacylglycerol/lipid kinase family protein translates to MQHILLLWNGSSGTAEAARHLRDRYAEREDIRFVESKDPDEISVKIREEVDGGLETLIVAGGDGTVSLAASCLAGSDTALGIIPTGSGNDFARNLGLPLDADQAADVVESGQPKPIDLGVIEVREERRLFANMATAGNTGMYLDELDSDTKARWGPFCYMRGVVDLLRDLKPFQLTIEWDEGEPISGDFLNVFVANGQGSGGGMTVSPDAKMDDGLFDVVLVRDGMPGEIAGLTAEYLMQTFMEHELIEFRRCRSLSIESDPSMSITADGELVGEAPARFEVLPGALRVISP, encoded by the coding sequence ATTCAACACATACTTCTTCTGTGGAACGGGTCGTCCGGGACCGCCGAAGCCGCACGGCATCTCCGCGATAGATATGCCGAGCGGGAGGACATCCGATTTGTCGAATCGAAAGATCCGGATGAAATTTCCGTCAAGATTCGTGAGGAAGTCGACGGCGGTCTGGAGACTTTGATCGTCGCCGGCGGGGATGGGACGGTCTCACTCGCCGCATCGTGCCTGGCCGGCTCCGACACCGCGCTCGGCATCATTCCGACCGGAAGCGGAAATGACTTCGCGCGGAATCTTGGTCTCCCCCTCGATGCTGATCAAGCGGCCGACGTTGTCGAGTCGGGTCAACCGAAGCCGATCGATCTCGGCGTGATCGAAGTGCGCGAAGAACGACGTTTGTTTGCGAACATGGCAACGGCCGGCAATACGGGCATGTATCTGGACGAGTTAGATAGCGATACCAAAGCCCGCTGGGGGCCATTCTGCTACATGCGAGGCGTCGTCGACCTCCTGCGCGACCTCAAGCCATTTCAATTGACGATTGAATGGGACGAGGGCGAACCGATCAGCGGCGATTTTCTCAACGTTTTTGTCGCGAATGGTCAGGGCAGCGGCGGCGGAATGACTGTGTCGCCGGACGCAAAAATGGACGATGGCCTGTTCGATGTCGTTCTCGTTCGCGACGGCATGCCCGGCGAGATCGCGGGACTGACCGCCGAATATCTGATGCAAACCTTTATGGAGCACGAACTAATCGAATTTCGCCGCTGTCGATCGCTGTCAATCGAGTCCGACCCGTCGATGTCGATCACTGCAGACGGAGAACTGGTCGGCGAAGCCCCCGCCCGCTTCGAGGTCCTGCCCGGAGCGCTGCGCGTCATCTCGCCCTAG
- a CDS encoding SLC13 family permease has product MKSSSQRLLIGLWCVLVLLLGSSGAFGLFGIPGPAQVALSILIIAATLWISEAVPLFVTSFSVLFMSLVWLAPEINAAVLLQPTFGLTAVTNADFLSPFFSNIILLFLGGFVISAALHEYRLDEQLAGLILKQTGRSVPRLMIGVMGVTAFLSMWLSNTATAAMMLALVLPIVGSLPAGDASRKAIVLSIPFAANIGGLGTPIGSPPNAIGMKYMRDAGVAPSFLEWMAIGVPGVIVLLGFAWLLLLIFYRGSKELEPARNRSDDYFEMTPGAWVVLAGSVVTALGWMTGGLTGVASGTVGLVPLLLFFGTRTISSKLFRTLPWDVLFLMGGGLCLGECVAASGLADWIVTRLPIGGATPYVIMVVFGTVAVVMSCIMSNTATANLIMPIALGLEQVDALDPILVGIAFSCSLAMALPISTPPNAMAFSSGELSVKDLLIPGTIVTFVGIATAYTAGYWWWGIMGIR; this is encoded by the coding sequence ATGAAATCCAGTTCCCAACGCCTGTTGATCGGGCTGTGGTGCGTTCTCGTTCTCTTGCTCGGTAGTAGCGGAGCATTCGGACTATTTGGCATTCCGGGTCCGGCGCAGGTCGCCCTTTCGATCCTGATCATCGCAGCCACACTGTGGATCAGCGAAGCCGTGCCGCTGTTCGTCACGAGCTTTTCGGTCCTCTTCATGTCGCTGGTGTGGCTTGCCCCGGAAATTAATGCAGCTGTCCTCCTTCAGCCGACCTTCGGACTCACCGCGGTCACGAATGCTGATTTTCTGAGCCCTTTCTTTTCGAATATCATTCTGCTGTTTCTCGGCGGATTCGTGATCTCTGCGGCGTTGCATGAATATCGCCTCGACGAGCAACTCGCCGGCCTCATCTTGAAGCAGACCGGCCGTTCCGTTCCGCGGCTGATGATCGGCGTCATGGGCGTGACGGCGTTTCTGTCGATGTGGCTCAGTAACACGGCGACGGCGGCGATGATGCTGGCACTTGTGCTGCCGATCGTCGGCAGCCTTCCGGCGGGAGATGCCTCTCGTAAGGCAATTGTGCTGTCGATCCCTTTCGCGGCAAACATTGGGGGGCTGGGAACACCGATCGGATCGCCCCCCAACGCGATCGGCATGAAATACATGCGCGATGCCGGTGTCGCACCAAGCTTTCTCGAGTGGATGGCGATCGGTGTGCCGGGCGTCATCGTGTTGCTCGGATTCGCGTGGCTACTGCTGCTGATCTTTTATCGCGGCTCGAAGGAACTCGAACCGGCGAGGAACCGCAGCGACGATTATTTTGAAATGACACCTGGTGCCTGGGTGGTGTTGGCCGGGTCGGTCGTCACTGCGCTCGGGTGGATGACTGGAGGACTGACGGGGGTCGCTTCCGGAACCGTCGGACTCGTTCCACTATTGCTGTTCTTCGGGACGAGGACGATTTCGTCCAAGCTGTTTCGAACGCTACCGTGGGACGTTCTCTTCTTAATGGGCGGCGGTCTGTGCCTTGGTGAGTGCGTCGCCGCCAGCGGCCTGGCCGATTGGATCGTGACTCGACTCCCGATCGGCGGCGCAACTCCTTACGTCATTATGGTCGTCTTCGGCACCGTCGCGGTGGTGATGTCTTGCATCATGAGTAATACAGCGACGGCGAACTTGATCATGCCGATCGCGCTGGGGTTGGAGCAGGTCGACGCACTCGATCCGATTCTCGTGGGAATCGCGTTCTCCTGTTCGCTCGCGATGGCGCTGCCGATTTCAACTCCGCCGAACGCGATGGCCTTCAGCTCGGGCGAATTGTCGGTGAAAGACCTGCTCATCCCCGGCACGATCGTCACGTTCGTGGGTATCGCGACGGCTTATACCGCGGGGTATTGGTGGTGGGGCATCATGGGCATCCG